The Halogeometricum rufum genome has a segment encoding these proteins:
- a CDS encoding succinate dehydrogenase/fumarate reductase iron-sulfur subunit produces MSTQVPEQVEDESSADTESQSVPQQRRMEKKREKAAERERQRQAEEAEKALSDEDTYLLKVFRYDPEIAGKQEPRFDDFHVPYHKGMTVLDALMYARDNYDSSLTFRHSCRQAICGSDALFVNGSQRLGCKTQLSDLEEPVRIEPLPHQEVVKDLVVDMEHFYDQMEAVEPYFQTNDLPDGELEEQRQSRENREKIKMSTRCIWCGACMSSCNIAAGDNKYLGPAAINKAYRFTMDEREGEDMQQHRMEILEQEHGVWRCQTQFSCTEVCPKDIPLTEHIQELKREAVKNNLKFW; encoded by the coding sequence ATGAGTACGCAAGTTCCCGAACAAGTCGAAGACGAATCGTCCGCGGACACCGAGTCGCAGTCCGTCCCCCAGCAGCGCCGCATGGAGAAGAAGCGGGAGAAGGCGGCCGAGCGCGAACGCCAGCGGCAGGCCGAGGAGGCCGAGAAGGCGCTGAGCGACGAGGACACGTACCTCCTGAAGGTGTTCCGGTACGACCCCGAGATAGCGGGCAAACAGGAACCTCGCTTCGACGACTTCCACGTCCCTTACCACAAGGGGATGACCGTCCTCGACGCGTTGATGTACGCGCGGGACAACTACGACTCCAGTCTGACGTTCAGACACTCCTGCCGGCAGGCCATCTGCGGGTCGGACGCGCTGTTCGTCAACGGGTCGCAGCGACTCGGCTGCAAGACGCAGTTGTCTGACCTCGAGGAACCCGTCCGCATCGAACCGCTCCCCCACCAGGAGGTCGTGAAGGACCTCGTCGTGGACATGGAGCACTTCTACGACCAGATGGAGGCCGTCGAGCCGTACTTCCAGACGAACGACCTGCCGGACGGCGAACTCGAAGAACAGCGCCAGTCTCGGGAGAACCGCGAGAAGATCAAGATGTCCACGCGATGCATCTGGTGCGGCGCCTGCATGTCTTCGTGTAACATCGCCGCGGGCGACAACAAGTACCTCGGCCCGGCGGCCATCAACAAGGCCTACCGCTTCACGATGGACGAACGCGAGGGCGAGGACATGCAGCAGCACCGGATGGAGATTCTCGAACAGGAGCACGGCGTCTGGCGCTGTCAGACGCAGTTCTCCTGCACCGAGGTGTGTCCGAAGGACATCCCCCTGACGGAACACATCCAGGAACTGAAGCGCGAAGCGGTCAAGAACAACCTGAAGTTCTGGTGA
- a CDS encoding FAD-binding protein: MHEHDVIVVGAGGAGLRAAIAAQEEGADVAIVSKLHPVRSHTGAAEGGINAALREGDSWEQHAYDTMKGSDYLGDAPAIETLCQDSPDEVIQLEHWGLAFSRDDDGRVSQRPFGGMSFPRTTYAGAETGHQLLHTMYEQLVKRGIEVYDEWYVTRLAVSDEDDPEERTCHGVVAYDIQSGELSAFHARNGVILATGGPGQVFDHTTNAVANTGDGPAMAYRAGVPMEDMEFIQFHPTTLPSTGVLITEGVRGEGGILYNEEGERFMFEYGYANNDGELASRDVVSRAELTEVNEGRGIEDEYVHLDMRHLGEERIIDRLENIVHLSEDFEGVDPLEEPMPVKPGQHYAMGGIETDENGETCITGLYAAGECACASVHGSNRLGGNALPELIVFGKRAGHHAAGRDLGEAKIETGQRGDWEVGEVDTPVEPGDVSAPGEDVVADGGAAAGSLSGDEYVQRALDAERERVESLLEKDDGVQHAEIRAEVQKSMTRHVNVFREEEGLKQALRDIRRAREKYEDVYVADKSRTFNTDLIQTIETRNILDTAEAITLGALARDEFRGAHWRKEHQERRDETWLKHTMLSWNDGKPELWYRPVVLEGENKTYEPKVRSY, encoded by the coding sequence ATGCACGAACACGACGTTATCGTTGTCGGCGCGGGCGGCGCGGGTCTCCGCGCGGCCATCGCGGCACAAGAGGAAGGAGCCGACGTGGCTATCGTCTCGAAGCTCCACCCCGTCCGGAGTCACACGGGCGCGGCCGAGGGCGGCATCAACGCCGCCCTCCGCGAGGGCGACTCCTGGGAACAGCACGCTTACGACACGATGAAGGGGTCGGACTACCTCGGCGACGCCCCCGCAATCGAGACGCTCTGTCAGGACAGCCCCGACGAGGTCATCCAGCTCGAACACTGGGGGCTCGCGTTCTCCCGCGACGACGACGGCCGGGTCAGTCAGCGACCGTTCGGCGGGATGTCGTTCCCGCGGACGACGTACGCCGGCGCGGAGACGGGGCATCAGCTCCTGCACACGATGTACGAACAGTTGGTCAAGCGCGGCATCGAGGTGTACGACGAGTGGTACGTCACGCGCCTGGCCGTCTCCGACGAGGACGACCCCGAAGAGCGGACCTGCCACGGCGTCGTCGCCTACGACATCCAGTCCGGCGAACTGTCGGCGTTCCACGCGCGGAACGGCGTCATCCTCGCCACCGGCGGCCCCGGACAGGTGTTCGACCACACCACGAACGCCGTCGCCAACACCGGCGACGGCCCGGCGATGGCCTACCGCGCGGGCGTCCCGATGGAAGACATGGAGTTCATCCAGTTCCACCCGACGACGCTCCCCTCGACGGGCGTGCTCATCACCGAGGGCGTCCGCGGGGAGGGCGGTATCCTCTACAACGAGGAGGGCGAGCGCTTCATGTTCGAGTACGGCTACGCGAACAACGACGGCGAACTCGCCTCCCGCGACGTGGTGTCGCGCGCGGAACTCACCGAGGTGAACGAGGGCCGCGGTATCGAGGACGAGTACGTCCACCTCGACATGCGCCACCTGGGCGAGGAGCGCATCATCGACCGACTGGAGAACATCGTCCACCTCTCGGAGGACTTCGAGGGCGTCGACCCCCTCGAGGAGCCGATGCCCGTCAAGCCCGGCCAGCACTACGCCATGGGCGGCATCGAGACGGACGAGAACGGCGAGACGTGTATCACGGGGCTGTACGCCGCGGGCGAGTGCGCGTGCGCGTCCGTGCACGGTTCGAACCGACTCGGCGGGAACGCGCTTCCCGAACTCATCGTGTTCGGCAAGCGCGCCGGCCACCACGCGGCGGGCCGTGACCTCGGCGAGGCGAAGATAGAGACCGGCCAGCGCGGCGACTGGGAAGTCGGCGAAGTGGACACGCCCGTCGAACCCGGCGACGTCTCCGCACCCGGCGAGGACGTCGTCGCGGACGGCGGGGCGGCGGCGGGGTCGCTCTCGGGCGACGAGTACGTCCAGCGCGCCCTCGACGCCGAACGCGAACGCGTCGAGTCGCTCCTCGAGAAGGACGACGGCGTCCAGCACGCCGAGATTCGCGCCGAGGTGCAGAAGTCGATGACGCGGCACGTGAACGTGTTCCGCGAGGAGGAGGGACTGAAGCAGGCGCTCCGCGACATCCGGCGCGCGCGCGAGAAGTACGAGGACGTCTACGTCGCCGACAAGTCGCGCACGTTCAACACGGACCTCATCCAGACCATCGAGACGCGGAACATCCTCGACACCGCGGAGGCCATCACGCTCGGCGCGTTGGCCCGCGACGAGTTCCGCGGCGCCCACTGGCGCAAGGAACATCAGGAGCGTCGCGACGAGACGTGGCTGAAGCACACGATGCTGTCGTGGAACGACGGCAAGCCGGAACTGTGGTACCGACCGGTCGTCCTCGAAGGCGAGAACAAGACGTACGAACCGAAAGTCCGAAGCTACTGA
- a CDS encoding TrmB family transcriptional regulator: protein MQGTVQSSPAAGTDAVAVPAELESPRAKLVYLFLSTRGESSVSELQKGLEMKKISLYSILGTLCKRGLVHQDAERYRIA from the coding sequence ATGCAAGGGACTGTTCAATCGTCGCCCGCCGCAGGGACGGACGCCGTCGCCGTTCCCGCGGAACTCGAATCGCCGCGCGCGAAACTCGTCTACCTCTTCCTCTCGACGCGGGGAGAATCGTCCGTGAGCGAACTGCAGAAGGGATTGGAGATGAAGAAAATCTCCCTGTACAGCATCCTGGGGACCCTGTGTAAGCGGGGACTCGTTCACCAGGACGCCGAGCGGTACCGTATCGCCTGA
- a CDS encoding DUF7563 family protein, whose translation MPECQNCGSFVTTAYARVFAPDGMDHPRVCPSCEDMVRDGAEVRQARSPRNT comes from the coding sequence ATGCCCGAATGTCAGAACTGTGGTTCCTTCGTCACGACGGCGTACGCCCGGGTTTTCGCCCCGGACGGCATGGACCACCCGCGCGTCTGTCCGAGCTGTGAGGATATGGTTCGAGACGGCGCCGAGGTGAGACAAGCACGCTCGCCGCGGAACACCTGA
- a CDS encoding helix-turn-helix transcriptional regulator: MSRLAPRTLCVVAVVLLATVLGAAAPGAAQSTQTVAGTQLAPDDVSLRIDIRENTSAVWEVEYRILLDDENATSAFESVKEDAQNNETQFTSEFHDRMDATARTAANATGREMDVRNVSVTVSRQQLPQEYGVVTYRFVWTNFAVVDGDGMRAGDALEGLFLDEQTSLLVTWPEGYTAEDVRPDPDDRRTRTVVWNGPFDFGSGEPSVTLTPRTDAGATTEATDDSAATTGGGGDTAGPADSGGSNPWFVGVSLLLVVAVVGGGWLFYRRGDPPFDRPRSDDGDGGTATTAASSTGSAAGRSELTGAADEGEESTDEATADAEAGGGSETTPTEGETTGTAEAAADDAGADDAAADDTPPWEDELLSNEERVLALIEHEGGRLKQQEVAGTLDWTDAKTSQVVRKMRDEDQLDAFRLGRENVLVLPDEDGEGELV; this comes from the coding sequence ATGAGTCGTCTCGCACCCCGAACGCTCTGTGTCGTCGCGGTGGTCCTCCTCGCCACCGTTCTCGGCGCTGCGGCCCCCGGAGCCGCTCAATCGACACAGACCGTCGCCGGGACGCAACTCGCTCCCGACGACGTGTCCCTCCGCATCGACATCCGTGAGAACACCTCGGCCGTCTGGGAGGTGGAGTACCGTATCCTCCTCGACGACGAGAACGCGACGTCGGCGTTCGAGTCCGTCAAGGAGGACGCGCAGAACAACGAGACCCAGTTCACCTCCGAGTTCCACGACCGGATGGACGCCACGGCTCGGACGGCGGCGAACGCAACCGGCCGCGAGATGGACGTACGGAACGTGTCGGTCACCGTCTCGCGCCAGCAACTCCCGCAGGAGTACGGCGTCGTGACCTACCGGTTCGTCTGGACCAACTTCGCCGTCGTCGACGGCGACGGGATGCGGGCCGGCGACGCCCTCGAAGGCCTGTTCCTCGACGAGCAGACGTCGCTACTCGTGACGTGGCCCGAGGGGTACACCGCCGAAGACGTGCGCCCGGACCCCGACGACAGGCGGACGCGGACCGTCGTCTGGAACGGTCCGTTCGACTTCGGGTCGGGCGAACCGTCGGTGACGCTCACCCCCCGGACGGACGCCGGGGCGACGACCGAGGCGACGGACGACTCGGCGGCGACGACCGGTGGCGGCGGCGACACCGCGGGGCCGGCCGACTCGGGGGGCTCGAACCCCTGGTTCGTCGGCGTGAGCCTGTTGCTCGTCGTCGCCGTCGTCGGCGGCGGGTGGCTGTTCTACCGCCGCGGGGACCCGCCGTTCGACCGCCCGCGCTCGGACGACGGCGACGGCGGAACCGCGACGACGGCGGCTTCGTCGACCGGTTCGGCCGCCGGTCGGTCCGAACTCACCGGGGCCGCCGACGAAGGCGAGGAGAGTACCGACGAGGCCACCGCGGACGCGGAGGCCGGAGGCGGGTCGGAGACGACGCCGACCGAGGGCGAGACGACCGGAACGGCCGAGGCGGCGGCCGACGACGCCGGTGCCGACGACGCGGCGGCCGACGACACGCCGCCGTGGGAGGACGAACTCCTCAGCAACGAGGAACGCGTGCTGGCACTCATCGAACACGAGGGAGGACGTCTGAAGCAACAGGAGGTCGCGGGCACGCTCGATTGGACCGACGCGAAGACGAGTCAGGTGGTGCGGAAGATGCGCGACGAGGACCAACTCGACGCGTTCCGTCTCGGCCGCGAGAACGTGCTCGTCCTCCCCGACGAAGACGGCGAGGGTGAATTGGTATAA
- a CDS encoding DUF7096 domain-containing protein encodes MRRAVTFAMVLVLLVASVPAGMAAAATPTGPADGAGVAAAQETTETATANSTESDADGDGDAAEGEDASSGGIAPGAQLAGVLAVQRAEIDSELDSRSFEAQVTSAKTNRSKARVVSNHVNQTQTRLDDLRSRLAELKSARRDGNLSQGRYRAQAAHLAAEIRSLQRLVDQTRDVAVELSPEARQSSGIDEARFERLRNDTQNLSGSEVSEIAREVAGSNVGNGLARGVDEDRRGERGPPDRAEGESESPGNAGNATARGDGNESAAPGRSENAPGRDDGNESELPGNSGDAPGRDDGNESAAPGNSGDAPGRDDDVQTDVSRPGESGPGAPDESGDAPGRSADAPGRSDAANRSDGNSTDTAADTETTTGTETTTETDATADSETATETDTTGDAEPTVDSPTATTVEADDETVTDTKPATSAETVTDTTRTATDGTFSTFVAVNVV; translated from the coding sequence ATGAGACGGGCCGTTACGTTCGCTATGGTGTTGGTCCTCCTCGTGGCGTCGGTTCCGGCGGGGATGGCCGCCGCGGCGACACCGACCGGACCGGCCGACGGTGCCGGCGTGGCCGCCGCCCAGGAGACGACCGAGACGGCGACTGCCAACTCGACCGAGTCCGACGCCGACGGCGACGGCGACGCCGCCGAGGGCGAAGACGCCTCGTCGGGCGGAATCGCACCGGGGGCGCAACTCGCCGGCGTCCTCGCCGTCCAACGGGCGGAGATAGACAGCGAACTCGACAGCCGGTCGTTCGAGGCGCAGGTCACGTCGGCGAAGACCAACCGCTCGAAGGCGCGAGTCGTGTCGAATCACGTGAACCAGACGCAGACTCGACTCGACGACCTTCGCTCGCGGTTGGCGGAGTTGAAGTCCGCGCGGCGCGATGGGAACCTCTCGCAGGGACGCTACCGTGCGCAGGCAGCCCACCTCGCCGCCGAGATTCGCTCGCTCCAGCGCCTCGTCGACCAGACGCGAGACGTGGCAGTCGAACTCTCGCCCGAGGCGCGCCAGTCGAGCGGTATCGACGAGGCGCGGTTCGAGCGACTCAGAAACGATACGCAGAACCTCTCGGGGTCCGAGGTGTCCGAAATCGCCCGGGAGGTGGCCGGGTCGAACGTCGGCAACGGACTCGCCCGCGGCGTCGACGAGGACCGACGCGGTGAACGCGGCCCGCCGGACCGCGCCGAGGGCGAATCGGAGTCGCCCGGGAACGCTGGAAACGCGACTGCGCGGGGCGACGGCAACGAGTCGGCCGCCCCCGGCAGGTCCGAGAACGCGCCCGGCCGGGACGACGGCAACGAGTCTGAACTCCCCGGAAACAGCGGAGACGCGCCCGGCCGGGACGACGGCAACGAGTCGGCCGCCCCCGGAAACAGCGGAGACGCACCCGGCCGAGACGACGACGTGCAGACCGACGTGAGCCGACCGGGTGAGAGCGGACCCGGCGCGCCGGACGAGTCCGGAGACGCCCCCGGCAGGTCTGCGGACGCCCCCGGTCGCTCCGACGCGGCGAACCGTAGCGACGGCAACTCCACGGATACGGCGGCAGACACAGAGACGACGACGGGAACCGAGACGACGACGGAGACGGACGCGACCGCCGACTCCGAGACCGCGACAGAGACGGATACGACGGGAGACGCGGAACCGACCGTCGATTCTCCGACGGCGACGACCGTCGAGGCGGACGACGAGACGGTGACCGACACGAAACCGGCGACGAGTGCCGAGACCGTGACCGACACGACCCGGACGGCGACGGACGGCACTTTCTCGACGTTCGTAGCGGTAAACGTCGTGTAG
- a CDS encoding AAA family ATPase, with translation MDEGRGAESAGERGGATGRSVTEGATGRLVVVCGLPGVGKTLVSERIADRLDATLLRTDVVRKELYADPAYTPEEREAVYEELFSRARRRVEDGTDAVLDATFRTRADRERAAAVGAPLEVVRVVCDAAVVRERIAAREDDESDADFDVYLQFRDRFEPLERRHRTVDNSGSVDSTRRQVDELF, from the coding sequence ATGGACGAAGGACGCGGCGCGGAGTCCGCCGGCGAACGGGGCGGCGCCACGGGACGGTCGGTGACCGAGGGAGCGACGGGGCGTCTCGTCGTCGTCTGTGGCCTGCCGGGCGTCGGCAAGACGCTGGTGTCCGAGCGGATAGCCGACCGACTGGACGCGACGTTGCTCCGAACCGACGTGGTGCGCAAGGAACTGTACGCGGATCCCGCGTACACGCCCGAGGAACGCGAGGCAGTGTACGAGGAACTCTTCTCGCGTGCGCGCCGGCGCGTGGAGGACGGGACCGACGCCGTCCTCGACGCGACGTTCAGAACGCGCGCGGACCGGGAACGCGCCGCCGCCGTCGGCGCGCCGTTGGAGGTGGTTCGAGTCGTGTGCGACGCGGCGGTCGTTCGGGAGCGTATCGCCGCCCGCGAAGACGACGAGAGCGACGCCGACTTCGACGTCTACCTGCAGTTTCGCGACCGGTTCGAACCGCTCGAACGCCGACACCGGACCGTCGACAACTCCGGGAGCGTCGACTCGACTCGACGGCAAGTGGACGAACTGTTCTGA
- a CDS encoding helix-turn-helix domain-containing protein, with product MILDRLREGRNVGANLALELDRNRGYVNNQLSKLASLELVRRVGPSENGGLYELTEKGDLAVTYQNRYKDDSVDFESLLDEKLTTTRNVEPTVEAAEE from the coding sequence ATGATACTCGACCGGCTCCGTGAGGGTCGGAACGTCGGTGCGAACCTCGCGCTCGAACTCGACCGAAACCGCGGCTACGTCAACAATCAGCTGTCGAAACTCGCGTCGCTCGAACTCGTTCGCCGCGTCGGACCGAGCGAGAACGGCGGGCTGTACGAACTCACCGAGAAGGGTGACCTCGCCGTCACCTACCAGAACCGCTACAAGGACGACTCGGTGGACTTCGAGTCGCTGTTGGACGAGAAGCTAACGACCACCCGGAACGTCGAGCCGACCGTGGAAGCGGCCGAGGAGTGA
- a CDS encoding HalOD1 output domain-containing protein, with protein MDTQAPLSIQLVTEISRREGVEPFELPPLEDCVDTESLDKLFGRADGPFVDGWVRFQYAGYEVTISHTGEFEVA; from the coding sequence ATGGACACGCAGGCACCACTCAGTATTCAGCTCGTGACCGAAATCTCACGGCGAGAGGGTGTCGAACCGTTCGAACTCCCACCGCTCGAAGACTGCGTCGACACGGAGTCTCTCGACAAGTTGTTCGGACGCGCCGACGGACCGTTCGTCGACGGCTGGGTTCGATTTCAGTACGCTGGATACGAGGTCACGATCTCTCACACGGGCGAGTTCGAGGTAGCGTGA
- a CDS encoding GNAT family N-acetyltransferase, whose translation MDDSDERAVRVGRADTAEVETLADLWVELAADQRSYRSHLRADENREQIREAMARHVVTDGIRVARLDDGVVGFVMFGLERGDYEQDETRGVVRNLYVVPAHRGRGIGSRLLAAAESVLTDAGATRLCLEAMARNERARQFYERHGYDVHRVELEKAVESDTHSKEG comes from the coding sequence ATGGACGACAGCGACGAGCGTGCGGTTCGGGTCGGCCGGGCGGACACGGCCGAAGTCGAGACGCTCGCGGACCTCTGGGTCGAACTCGCCGCCGACCAGCGGTCGTACCGGTCGCATCTCCGAGCCGACGAGAACCGCGAACAGATTCGAGAGGCGATGGCGCGCCACGTCGTCACCGACGGCATCCGCGTCGCCCGCCTCGACGACGGTGTCGTCGGCTTCGTCATGTTCGGTCTGGAACGCGGCGACTACGAACAGGACGAGACGCGCGGCGTCGTCCGCAATCTCTACGTCGTCCCCGCTCACCGAGGGCGCGGCATCGGTTCCCGCCTCCTCGCCGCCGCCGAGTCGGTGCTGACGGACGCCGGCGCGACGCGCCTCTGCCTCGAAGCCATGGCGCGGAACGAACGCGCTCGGCAGTTCTACGAGCGACACGGCTACGACGTCCACCGGGTAGAGTTGGAGAAGGCGGTCGAAAGCGATACACACTCAAAGGAGGGCTGA
- a CDS encoding branched-chain amino acid ABC transporter permease translates to MGIAETYSRGRRLAVDRPGALLLAVVGVLLLGDLLVGLATGQTTFSGVGSLVWDGLMRGLVIGLAGIGLSMTYSILNFANFAHGDYITAGAFSGWATTYVIAGLGRADIGALMLVGAGGSVFGGTLGIGVTGTPVAVLGGLVVAGAFAIVLSLGVDRFVFRPIRDEDGITLLITSIGVAFALRYMMQFVFGSGVRGTTAQPPALSVYFVDGAIRINMHDLTLAVVAGGLMLGVHLLLQRTKLGKAMRAMADNEDLARVTGIPTERVVRSVWIIGGGLTGVAGYMFVLWKGTLGFNDGWLLLLLIFAAVILGGIGSIYGAITGGLVIGLTASLSVLWIPSAFARAAAFLVMIVILLVKPSGLFSGRSTA, encoded by the coding sequence ATGGGTATCGCTGAGACCTACTCGCGCGGTCGCCGACTCGCAGTTGACCGACCGGGGGCGCTTCTGTTGGCCGTCGTCGGGGTGCTGCTTCTCGGAGACCTTCTGGTCGGTCTCGCCACCGGACAGACGACGTTCAGCGGCGTGGGGTCGCTGGTCTGGGACGGCCTGATGCGTGGGCTGGTGATCGGTCTGGCGGGTATCGGACTGTCGATGACGTACAGTATCTTGAACTTCGCGAACTTCGCGCACGGCGATTACATCACCGCTGGCGCGTTCTCCGGGTGGGCGACGACGTACGTCATCGCCGGACTCGGACGCGCCGACATCGGTGCGCTGATGCTCGTCGGCGCCGGTGGGTCGGTGTTCGGTGGGACACTCGGCATCGGCGTCACGGGGACACCGGTGGCCGTACTCGGCGGCCTGGTCGTCGCGGGTGCGTTCGCTATCGTGCTCTCGTTGGGCGTCGACCGGTTCGTCTTCCGGCCGATTCGCGACGAGGACGGTATCACGCTCCTCATCACGAGCATCGGCGTTGCGTTCGCGCTTCGGTACATGATGCAGTTCGTGTTCGGGTCGGGCGTCCGGGGGACCACGGCGCAACCGCCGGCGCTGTCGGTGTACTTCGTCGACGGTGCCATCCGAATCAACATGCACGACCTGACGCTGGCCGTCGTCGCCGGTGGACTGATGCTCGGCGTCCACCTCCTCCTCCAGCGGACGAAACTGGGGAAGGCGATGCGTGCGATGGCGGACAACGAGGACCTCGCGCGCGTCACGGGGATTCCGACCGAGCGCGTCGTCCGGTCGGTGTGGATCATCGGCGGCGGCCTCACCGGCGTCGCGGGCTACATGTTCGTCCTCTGGAAGGGGACGCTCGGCTTCAACGACGGCTGGCTGTTGCTCTTGCTCATCTTCGCCGCCGTCATCCTCGGCGGTATCGGCTCCATCTACGGCGCCATCACCGGCGGACTCGTCATCGGTCTGACGGCGTCGCTGTCGGTGCTGTGGATTCCCTCGGCGTTCGCCCGCGCGGCGGCGTTCCTCGTCATGATCGTCATCCTGCTCGTGAAACCGTCCGGGCTCTTCAGCGGGAGGTCCACCGCATGA
- a CDS encoding branched-chain amino acid ABC transporter permease, translated as MSVRENLADRMPGGDAGLIVAVLLVTYAAYVLVGVGLGYSLRGQLNTIAVLTFYIGVFAMLALALNLHWGYTGLFNIGIVGFMAIGIYVMALVSKPLYEAGGAAQVGGLGLPLIVGIVAGMAAAALLGLVVALPALRLRADYLAIVTIAMSEIIRFSLLSNDLQRFQLFGNRVGFGGGSGLILDFTDPLQAFFQAFGLWNAYLGVVDAFTVVVPNNPKPVVDGLVYGFVLLCFVAGYFWLLKRTGESPFGRVLKAIREDEDVANSLGKDTNQFKIKSFMLGCALMGLAGILWLMTQGAVTPNFFRPRITFFVWIALIIGGAGSNTGSVLGGAVFAAVLYQGPRYFKNLVDTVLPSTSAPSGFGPAIAPLISNLNPAPMFFYTIDSIRQLQLVIMGLVLIWLMHNRPEGMLGYRKETAAGIPLTAAHARRTAADGGEVDDAAPATDAATEGGDDDE; from the coding sequence ATGAGCGTTCGCGAGAACCTCGCCGACCGGATGCCCGGCGGCGACGCGGGCCTCATCGTCGCCGTCTTGTTGGTGACGTACGCGGCGTACGTCCTCGTCGGTGTCGGCCTCGGCTACTCGCTCCGCGGCCAACTCAACACCATCGCGGTGCTGACGTTCTACATCGGCGTCTTCGCCATGCTGGCGCTGGCGCTGAACCTCCACTGGGGGTACACCGGGCTGTTCAACATCGGCATCGTCGGCTTCATGGCCATCGGCATCTACGTGATGGCGCTGGTGTCGAAACCGCTGTACGAGGCGGGCGGCGCGGCGCAGGTGGGCGGCCTCGGCCTCCCCCTCATCGTCGGCATCGTCGCCGGGATGGCCGCCGCGGCACTGCTCGGACTGGTGGTCGCCTTGCCGGCGCTTCGGTTGCGGGCGGACTACCTCGCCATCGTCACCATCGCGATGTCGGAGATAATCCGCTTCAGTCTGCTGTCGAACGACCTCCAGCGGTTCCAACTGTTCGGCAACCGCGTCGGCTTCGGCGGTGGCTCGGGGCTCATCCTCGACTTCACCGACCCCCTACAGGCGTTCTTCCAGGCGTTCGGGCTGTGGAACGCTTACCTCGGCGTCGTCGACGCGTTCACCGTCGTCGTGCCGAACAACCCGAAACCGGTCGTCGACGGACTGGTCTACGGCTTCGTCCTCCTGTGCTTCGTCGCCGGGTACTTCTGGCTCCTGAAGCGCACGGGCGAGTCGCCGTTCGGCCGCGTCCTCAAGGCCATCCGCGAGGACGAGGACGTGGCGAACTCGCTGGGTAAGGACACGAACCAGTTCAAGATCAAGTCGTTCATGCTCGGCTGTGCGCTGATGGGTCTGGCCGGCATCCTCTGGCTGATGACGCAGGGCGCGGTGACGCCGAACTTCTTCCGGCCGCGCATCACGTTCTTCGTCTGGATAGCGCTCATCATCGGCGGCGCGGGTTCGAACACCGGGAGCGTCCTCGGCGGCGCCGTCTTCGCGGCGGTGCTCTACCAGGGGCCGCGGTACTTCAAGAACCTCGTCGACACGGTGCTCCCGTCGACGAGCGCGCCGTCCGGGTTCGGCCCGGCCATCGCACCGCTCATCTCGAACCTCAACCCGGCACCGATGTTCTTCTACACCATCGACAGCATCCGACAGCTCCAACTCGTCATCATGGGGCTCGTGCTCATCTGGCTGATGCACAACCGCCCGGAGGGGATGCTCGGCTACCGCAAGGAGACGGCCGCGGGCATCCCGCTCACGGCGGCACACGCCCGACGCACCGCCGCCGACGGCGGCGAAGTCGACGACGCGGCGCCCGCGACGGACGCCGCGACCGAAGGAGGTGACGACGATGAGTGA